TGGTGCTGCCTTCGGTTGTCCGGTTGGTTCTGGAATAAAAAGGCCAACTACTGCGGCCATGATCAACATCGAAATGGCTCCCATGATTGTATTGCTCAGGTAGCCATATTGCGTATAGGCCAGTCCGGCCACCGCACTGCCCAATGCCATCCCCGTTTGTCCAATTGATATAGAAAGACTCATCAGACTGCCGCGCCGATCGGCTTCCACGAGTGCAGTGATCAGGGCCTGAAACGGACTGATGCGCATGGAAATCAGCAGCATTGCCAATCCAAAGAAAATAAAGGCAAGCAATCGCCCGTTGACAAAATAGGTCGTAGCTGCCATTACGATAGCCAGCCCGATGCACGAATAAATGATAATCGGTTTGCGCCCTGTTTTGTCGGATATGCGGCCGGCCATGGGGCCCATGATTACGTTCAGAACGCCCCCCATCAAAAACAGCAGTACAATGTCGTTGTTGGCAAGACCAACCTCCCGCTCCAGCCATGTGGGCAGGAATACCAGGTAAAGCCCAATACTGGCAAACATCAAGGTGTAAGCTGCTGCTGAGGCTACAATTTTGGTTTCTTTGAGCAGCGTAAAATAGTTTGTGATCGCACGCTTGATGGTGAGGCGGTCGGTGTTGCGCACCACATTGGGTTGCGGCACAAATCGCCAGATAAACACAACGGCAAAAGCCATCGTTACCCCAAACATGATAAAGGGCAGGCGGAAGCCAAAGAGGCCGGCGAGAAATTTACCCATCGGGATGCCCAGAATTTGTCCGGCTGCCACGCCACTCATAACCCATCCATTGGCCCAGCCCCTGCGTTCATAAGGGAAATAATCGCCCACATACGACACGGCTGCACCACTCAGCATTCCTGCAGCTGCGCCAGACAGGCTACGCACCACCAGCAACGACCAAAAAGAATCTGCCAGGCCGTGCAGAAATAAAGTAACACCAAGCGAACTGCATCCAATCATCAGGACGAGTCGCCGGCCAATTTTGTCGGATATCGGCCCAATGATGAGCGCAAAAATACCGAGCAGGATCGCATACGAGGTGACAAGCCAACTGAGTCGGGCTTCCGCAATACCAAGTTCAGCGCTGATGTTCGGCAGGATGGGGGAAATGATGATTACCTGGCTACTGGCCGAAAACATCATGAGCCAGAGGGCAAATATGATCAGGTAAGGATTGGAATTATCCGATTTCAAAAGCCAGGTACGTACTACAGGATGGGGATAGATAGCGAGACAACTGTGACCAAACTGGTGGTACGCTGTTCCTCTTGCTGGAAGATAGATATTCTCGTGAAGAAATGCGTCTGTTTGCCCCCTGGATGCATGGCGGCGGAATTCCTTAATGATTGCGTAACATTAGCTTAATCTACGCTTAACCTCTTTGCGGTAAAATCCCACTGTATAACCAGCAGCAGGTGGGAAGCGACTTGCCCCCCACCCATTCTACCAACTTGAATAAAGAAAAAAATGAACCTCAAAGGGTTGTTGTCGGCGCTTTTACTCGTCGTTTTAGTGCCGCTCACCGCATCCACCGCATTGGCCCAAAAAGGATCTGTATTTGGCGTAATTGTAGATAATGAAAGTGGAGAAACCTTAATTGGCGCCAACGTACGCGTGGATGGCACCATGCAAGGCGCTACAACAGATCTTGATGGACGATTCGAAATAGCAAATCTCGATCCCGGTACCTACGCACTCGTAATTTCCTACATCGGCTACAACACCATGACGGTGACTGACGTTGTTATAGGAGACGAGCCGGTACGGTTGGATCTTACGATGACCTCCGAAGCCATCGGTCTGGATGAGGTAATTGTAGAGGCCCGTGCAATCAGAAACTCTGAAGCTGTTTTGCTGCGGGACCGGCAGAAAGCCATTGCAGTAAGCGACGCGATCAGCGCTGAAGCCATCAGCCGCTCCGGTGGATCTGATGCTGCAGACGCCATGGAGAAAGTGACGGGCGCATCTGTAGTCGGCGGGAAATATGTTTATGTACGCGGTCTTGGAGAGCGCTACTCAAACACGCAGCTGAATGGTGCTGAACTCCCCAGCTCTGATCCGGACAAAAAAGCAATCCAGTTTGACCTGTTTCCTGCAAACCTGCTCGACAACATTGTTACCCTCAAGACATTCACGCCCGATAAGCCGGGTAACTTTAGTGGCGGTCTTGTTGATATTGGTACCAAATCTTTCCCGGAAGAATTCAGTTTCCAGTTTTCAACGTCCACCTCGTTTAACAGCGAAACCAACTTTGGCGCTGACTACCTCTTTTATAATGGCAGCGATACTGATTGGTTGGGGTACGACGATGGCGCGCGCGATATTCCTTCGCAGCTTTTAGATGCTGACCTGCAAATCCCGACGGAATCATCCGCCGGCATCGATGCGCGGATTCGCGGCAACAACGAGCCTGCACTGATGCTCGATGAATTGTCCAAGTCGTTCAACAACATCATGGCACCCGGCGTGAAAACTGCGCCGGTGAACCAGGGGTACTCGCTTTCTTTGGGTAACAAAAGCATGTTGTTTGGCAAACCGCTGGGTTATGTGCTGAGCGCTACCTACGACAGAAAGACCTCGCAGTATGAAGGCGGACAGACGGGACGGTATTCGTTTGCCGGCAGCGGTGCCAACGAACTGGCGCCCGATATGCTGCTCGACGACAATGAAGGGTCTACCGAATCTTCTCTTGGCGGTCTGGCGAACTTTACGTATCAGTTTGCTAAAAACCACGAAGTTGGATTTAATACGCTGTACACCCGCACGGGTGAAAGCTCTGCCCGCTTCCAGGAAGGTCTCTGGCAAAAAGAGTTTGGTGCAAACGACACAACGTCCAAGTTTATCAACAGGACCCTGGAGTATAGCGAACGCGAACTGCTTTCTCTGCAACTCCGTGGCAAGCATTACCTGCCAGGCTTCCTGGGTTCAACCGTTGAATGGTCTGCTACTTCGGCAGATACCCGCCAGGACCAGCCCGACCTTCGCTTTTTTGCCCACACTTCGCGTGTGATCGGGTCCGGTGATCCCATACTGACAACCAAAGCGTCCGGCTTTCGCGACCCTTCCCGTCTCTTCCGCCAACTGGATGAAACAAGCCAGAGCGCAAAAATGGATATTTCTGTGCCCTTCAAGTTTGCAAATGGCCAGAGCGGTAAAGTGAAGGTGGGTGGCTTGATTCAGCGCGCAGAGCGTGACTTCGGCGAACGCTCGTTTAGTATCACGCCAAATCAGCCATTTGATGGCGACGAAGCTTCCTATTTTTCGCCTGAAAATATGGGCATCGTGGGCGTAGATACGCTTTCCAGTGGCAACCTGCGCTACACGTTCGGCAACTTGCTTGTTGATCGCTCCAAGTTGCGCAACAGTTACCGTGGTGAACGGGACATTGCTGCTGCTTACGGAATGATTGAGTTGCCGATCTCAGCAAGGCTCAAATTTATCGGTGGTGCGCGTATTGAGTCTACCGTGATCGACGTGGTGAGCCTCGATTCTACGCAGGGTATTGGTGATCTTGATGAGATTGACTTGTTGCCTTCTGCCAACGTTGTCTACCAGCTGACAGACAACATGAACCTGCGTGCTGCAGCAACGCGCACGCTGGCTCGCCCAACCTTCCGTGAAATTGCACCGTTTGAAAGCTTTGAGTTCATCAACGGCAACTTCTTTATTGGCAACCCGGATCTGGATCGCACGCTGATCACCAACTATGACTTACGCTGGGAATGGTTTACACGCCCGGGTGAGATTGTGGCTGTCAGCCTGTTTTACAAGAAATTGCTTGATCCAATTGAGCGGACCATCATTGGTGGCACAAACGGACAGATTCAGTTCCAAAATGTGGACGAAGCCACAGTGACTGGCCTGGAAATCGAAGCGCGTACGCGGTTGGATTTTATTACGCCGGTCTTGAAGAACATCGCCTTTGGCACCAACATCTCCTTTGTTAACTCAACCATCGATATTCCCGAGACTGAGTTGGCAACGCGTAGAGGGGTTAACCCGGATGCGCCGTCGACACGCGAATTGCAGGGGCAGTCACCATTTATTGTCAATGCTGACCTAAGCTACGAGAACTACGATGCGGGAACGGTTGCCGGCTTCTACTATAACGTGTTTGGCCGGCGCCTCGTCAATGTATCGCTCGGCGGTACACCTGATGTGTTCGAACGCCCTAGCCCACAGCTTGACTTCACGTTCTCCCAGCGTCTCCCAATGAACTGGCGGATCAAGCTGGCTGTGAAGAACATCCTCGGATCTGAGTACA
This genomic interval from Bacteroidota bacterium contains the following:
- a CDS encoding MFS transporter, translating into MKSDNSNPYLIIFALWLMMFSASSQVIIISPILPNISAELGIAEARLSWLVTSYAILLGIFALIIGPISDKIGRRLVLMIGCSSLGVTLFLHGLADSFWSLLVVRSLSGAAAGMLSGAAVSYVGDYFPYERRGWANGWVMSGVAAGQILGIPMGKFLAGLFGFRLPFIMFGVTMAFAVVFIWRFVPQPNVVRNTDRLTIKRAITNYFTLLKETKIVASAAAYTLMFASIGLYLVFLPTWLEREVGLANNDIVLLFLMGGVLNVIMGPMAGRISDKTGRKPIIIYSCIGLAIVMAATTYFVNGRLLAFIFFGLAMLLISMRISPFQALITALVEADRRGSLMSLSISIGQTGMALGSAVAGLAYTQYGYLSNTIMGAISMLIMAAVVGLFIPEPTGQPKAAPSGDA
- a CDS encoding TonB-dependent receptor; this translates as MNLKGLLSALLLVVLVPLTASTALAQKGSVFGVIVDNESGETLIGANVRVDGTMQGATTDLDGRFEIANLDPGTYALVISYIGYNTMTVTDVVIGDEPVRLDLTMTSEAIGLDEVIVEARAIRNSEAVLLRDRQKAIAVSDAISAEAISRSGGSDAADAMEKVTGASVVGGKYVYVRGLGERYSNTQLNGAELPSSDPDKKAIQFDLFPANLLDNIVTLKTFTPDKPGNFSGGLVDIGTKSFPEEFSFQFSTSTSFNSETNFGADYLFYNGSDTDWLGYDDGARDIPSQLLDADLQIPTESSAGIDARIRGNNEPALMLDELSKSFNNIMAPGVKTAPVNQGYSLSLGNKSMLFGKPLGYVLSATYDRKTSQYEGGQTGRYSFAGSGANELAPDMLLDDNEGSTESSLGGLANFTYQFAKNHEVGFNTLYTRTGESSARFQEGLWQKEFGANDTTSKFINRTLEYSERELLSLQLRGKHYLPGFLGSTVEWSATSADTRQDQPDLRFFAHTSRVIGSGDPILTTKASGFRDPSRLFRQLDETSQSAKMDISVPFKFANGQSGKVKVGGLIQRAERDFGERSFSITPNQPFDGDEASYFSPENMGIVGVDTLSSGNLRYTFGNLLVDRSKLRNSYRGERDIAAAYGMIELPISARLKFIGGARIESTVIDVVSLDSTQGIGDLDEIDLLPSANVVYQLTDNMNLRAAATRTLARPTFREIAPFESFEFINGNFFIGNPDLDRTLITNYDLRWEWFTRPGEIVAVSLFYKKLLDPIERTIIGGTNGQIQFQNVDEATVTGLEIEARTRLDFITPVLKNIAFGTNISFVNSTIDIPETELATRRGVNPDAPSTRELQGQSPFIVNADLSYENYDAGTVAGFYYNVFGRRLVNVSLGGTPDVFERPSPQLDFTFSQRLPMNWRIKLAVKNILGSEYKETYRFNGQDFIYQLYDPGRTVSLGFSFSP